One genomic region from Mesorhizobium terrae encodes:
- a CDS encoding ABC transporter ATP-binding protein: protein MPAAPLEVTGLSAGYGPTRVLEDVSLSVPAGARLAVLGRNGMGKTTLLATLAGLTRHIGGSISIGGADITGLATAQRALKGVGYVPQARWVFPTLTVEENLFVGLKGRPREAIAEAYWMFPRLAERRRNLGSQLSGGEQQMLSTARSILGQPTLLLLDEPLEGLAPVICDELMAAFATLAKQGDMTIVLVEQRIQSALDFADQVIVLERGRIAWRGTPQELAADHSTVERLLGVGGLH from the coding sequence ATGCCGGCCGCGCCGCTTGAGGTCACCGGCCTGTCGGCCGGCTATGGCCCGACACGGGTGCTGGAAGATGTCTCGCTTTCCGTGCCCGCCGGCGCGCGCCTGGCGGTGCTTGGCCGCAACGGCATGGGCAAGACCACCCTGCTGGCGACACTGGCAGGCCTGACCCGCCATATCGGCGGCTCGATCAGTATCGGCGGCGCCGACATCACCGGCCTCGCCACGGCTCAGCGTGCGCTCAAGGGTGTGGGTTATGTGCCGCAAGCACGCTGGGTCTTTCCAACCCTTACCGTCGAGGAAAATCTGTTCGTCGGCCTCAAGGGAAGGCCCAGGGAGGCAATCGCGGAAGCCTATTGGATGTTCCCGCGCTTGGCGGAACGGCGGCGCAATCTCGGCTCGCAGCTGTCGGGCGGCGAGCAGCAGATGCTGTCGACGGCACGCTCTATCCTCGGACAACCGACGCTGCTGTTACTGGACGAGCCACTCGAGGGCCTCGCTCCGGTGATCTGCGACGAACTGATGGCGGCTTTCGCCACCCTCGCCAAACAGGGAGACATGACGATCGTGCTTGTCGAGCAGCGTATCCAGAGCGCGCTCGACTTCGCCGACCAGGTGATCGTGCTCGAACGGGGACGCATCGCCTGGCGGGGCACGCCGCAGGAACTTGCAGCGGACCACTCGACGGTCGAGCGGCTGCTGGGAGTGGGCGGACTGCACTAG
- a CDS encoding ABC transporter ATP-binding protein has product MTPVFEVRNLKKSFGGLAVTDNVSLSLRPGDRVALIGPNGAGKTTFVNLVTGNLKPDAGEVLMAGETLTRSGPAERVRRGLVRSFQVTRLFQDMSPAEHIALAILQRDGRANNMTGSYLDRPEVMAETNTLLAALGLETQAHRKVREIAYGQQRLLEIAMALALKPKVLLLDEPAAGVPQSDTGRIEAALAGLPADLAVLMIEHDMDLVFRFARRVVVLAAGTIIFDGSPSDVTHDQRVREAYLGSYADAGRAA; this is encoded by the coding sequence ATGACCCCGGTCTTCGAAGTCCGCAACCTGAAGAAATCCTTCGGCGGCCTCGCCGTCACCGACAATGTCTCGCTGTCGCTCCGTCCCGGCGACCGTGTCGCGCTGATCGGGCCCAATGGCGCCGGCAAGACCACCTTCGTCAATCTGGTGACCGGCAATCTGAAGCCCGACGCCGGCGAGGTGCTGATGGCTGGCGAAACCCTGACCCGCAGCGGACCCGCCGAGCGCGTCAGGCGCGGGCTGGTCCGCTCCTTCCAGGTGACGCGGCTGTTCCAGGACATGAGCCCGGCCGAACATATCGCGCTGGCCATCCTCCAGCGCGACGGTCGCGCCAACAACATGACCGGCAGCTATCTGGATCGTCCGGAAGTGATGGCGGAGACCAATACGCTGCTGGCCGCGCTCGGCCTGGAGACCCAGGCGCACCGCAAAGTGCGCGAGATCGCCTATGGCCAGCAACGGCTCTTGGAGATCGCCATGGCGCTGGCGCTGAAGCCGAAAGTGCTGCTGCTCGACGAACCGGCCGCTGGCGTGCCGCAGAGCGACACTGGCCGCATCGAGGCAGCTCTTGCCGGCCTGCCCGCCGATCTTGCCGTCTTGATGATCGAGCACGACATGGATCTCGTCTTCCGCTTTGCCAGGCGCGTGGTCGTTCTCGCCGCCGGCACCATCATCTTCGACGGATCGCCTTCGGATGTGACACACGACCAGCGCGTGCGCGAAGCCTATCTTGGGAGCTATGCCGATGCCGGCCGCGCCGCTTGA
- a CDS encoding branched-chain amino acid ABC transporter permease, with product MSVVTNTDAAAAPKGRRAIAGDLAGVAAILLIAAIGYLVFPNNLALLTRVVAIALLVLSLDLVTGYGGIATLGQAALFGAGAYAAGIGAVHFGITDPFAMTLAGLTGGMVAGLVCGLVILRAHGLPQLVLSIALVHLFHEFANKTTSWSGGSDGLSGIMPAPLFGLFAFDLWSRTAYAYGVALLVIVFIVLRIVVRSPFGMLCRGAKEDPVRIRAMGASPNATLLRMFVLSGGVAGVGGALSAISTQVVALDSLSFTQSAEALVMLVLGGTGSLFGALAGTVIFMLFEDFVAAANPFHWLTIVGALLVAVVLFAPKGLYGTLADRFSRRGGERP from the coding sequence ATGTCGGTGGTAACCAACACCGACGCCGCGGCCGCGCCGAAAGGCAGACGCGCCATCGCCGGTGACCTCGCCGGCGTCGCCGCCATTCTCCTGATCGCCGCCATCGGCTATCTCGTGTTTCCCAACAACCTCGCCCTCCTGACCCGCGTCGTCGCCATCGCCTTGCTGGTGCTCTCGCTCGACCTCGTCACCGGCTATGGCGGCATCGCCACGCTCGGCCAGGCGGCGCTGTTCGGCGCCGGTGCCTATGCGGCCGGCATCGGCGCAGTCCATTTCGGCATCACTGACCCGTTTGCGATGACGCTGGCCGGCCTCACTGGCGGCATGGTCGCCGGCCTCGTTTGCGGGCTGGTTATCCTGCGCGCCCACGGCCTGCCGCAACTGGTCCTGTCGATCGCGCTCGTCCATCTGTTCCACGAATTCGCCAACAAGACGACGTCGTGGAGCGGCGGCAGCGACGGGTTGTCCGGCATCATGCCGGCTCCATTGTTCGGCCTGTTCGCCTTCGACCTGTGGAGCCGCACGGCCTATGCCTATGGCGTTGCGCTGCTGGTGATCGTCTTCATTGTCCTGCGCATCGTCGTGCGTTCCCCCTTTGGCATGTTGTGCCGCGGAGCCAAGGAAGACCCGGTGCGCATCCGAGCGATGGGCGCATCGCCCAATGCGACCCTGTTGAGGATGTTCGTCCTCTCCGGTGGCGTCGCCGGCGTCGGCGGAGCGCTCAGCGCAATCTCGACGCAGGTGGTCGCGCTGGACAGCCTGTCATTCACGCAGTCGGCCGAGGCCCTCGTCATGCTCGTTCTCGGTGGCACCGGTTCGCTGTTCGGCGCGCTGGCCGGCACGGTGATCTTCATGCTGTTCGAGGATTTCGTCGCGGCGGCCAACCCGTTCCACTGGCTGACCATCGTCGGCGCGCTGCTTGTCGCTGTCGTGCTGTTCGCGCCGAAGGGTCTCTATGGCACGCTCGCCGACCGCTTCTCGCGCCGAGGCGGGGAGCGGCCATGA
- a CDS encoding branched-chain amino acid ABC transporter permease — MQTVFSVAVDALAYGMVLFVISIGLSVTMGLMRVVNLAHGAFAMIGGYIASYAAQSLGLGYAVAILLAVFGTIVIAAPIERLLYRRIYSAPELTQVLMTIGITFMIIGIANYVFGPTLKTIPLPHALQGSVDLGFRSIAAHKVFAIVAGLTIAAALWLAIERTGFGIKLRASVDNASMAAALGVRTEIVYAVSFAIAVGLAALGGVLGAELLPVEPYYALRYMVTFLVVVSVGGTGSIPGALAACLLLGGIDTAGRYWMPEFGEFFFYLAVIAIVCLFPRGLAGRRG; from the coding sequence ATGCAGACTGTCTTCAGCGTCGCCGTCGACGCGCTTGCCTACGGCATGGTGCTGTTCGTCATTTCCATCGGCCTGTCGGTGACGATGGGGCTGATGCGCGTGGTCAACCTCGCCCATGGCGCCTTCGCCATGATCGGCGGCTACATCGCCTCCTATGCGGCGCAGTCGCTCGGTCTCGGCTACGCCGTGGCCATCCTGCTCGCCGTTTTCGGCACCATCGTCATCGCGGCGCCGATCGAGCGACTGCTCTACCGGCGCATCTATAGCGCGCCGGAACTCACCCAGGTGCTGATGACCATCGGCATCACCTTCATGATCATCGGCATCGCCAACTACGTCTTCGGCCCGACGCTAAAGACCATCCCCTTGCCCCATGCGCTGCAAGGTTCGGTCGACCTCGGTTTCCGCTCCATCGCCGCGCACAAGGTCTTCGCCATTGTTGCCGGCTTAACCATTGCAGCGGCACTCTGGTTGGCCATCGAGCGCACCGGTTTCGGCATCAAGCTGCGCGCCTCCGTCGACAATGCATCGATGGCTGCGGCGCTCGGCGTGCGCACCGAGATCGTCTACGCGGTCTCCTTTGCCATCGCCGTCGGCCTCGCCGCGCTCGGCGGCGTCCTCGGCGCGGAACTGCTGCCAGTCGAGCCTTATTACGCGCTGCGCTACATGGTGACGTTCCTGGTCGTGGTCTCGGTCGGCGGCACCGGCTCTATCCCCGGCGCGCTCGCCGCCTGCCTGCTCCTCGGCGGCATCGATACGGCCGGTCGCTACTGGATGCCGGAATTCGGCGAGTTCTTTTTCTATCTGGCCGTCATCGCCATCGTATGCTTGTTCCCGCGCGGCCTGGCTGGGAGGCGCGGCTGA
- a CDS encoding ABC transporter substrate-binding protein, producing MKRLLSAALLAAAMSSAAYADTIKVGIVGPFSGPFALQGKNFKAGIDAYVAINGHKVGNHEVEIIYRDVPQADPAQSKALAQELIVKEGVQYLGGFYFTPDAMAATPLLQQANVPMVVMNAAASAIVTKSPYVVRTSFTIWQTVSPMAQVAFDDGAKKVVTVVADYAPGHDAEAAFKAGFEKAGGAVVEQLRMPMSTADFSPIMQRIKDSGADGLFVFLPSGPPTLGFVKAYNENGLKAAGIKFFAPGDLTQESDLPALGESALGLQTTFHYAVSHDSPENKAFVTAASKAIGNQAELSFPAVGAYDGMHVIYKMIEATGGKQDAEKAVGAVKGLSWTSPRGPVSIDPESRHIVENIYLREVTKAADGTYYNKEIRTFEKQGDPGLAAKK from the coding sequence ATGAAACGCTTGCTTTCGGCCGCGCTTTTGGCCGCGGCCATGAGCAGTGCCGCTTATGCCGACACGATCAAGGTCGGCATCGTTGGCCCGTTTTCCGGCCCCTTCGCCCTACAGGGCAAGAACTTCAAGGCAGGCATCGACGCCTATGTGGCCATCAATGGCCACAAGGTCGGCAACCACGAGGTCGAGATCATTTATCGCGACGTACCGCAGGCTGATCCGGCGCAATCGAAGGCGCTGGCGCAGGAGTTGATCGTCAAGGAAGGCGTACAGTATCTGGGCGGTTTCTATTTCACGCCGGACGCGATGGCGGCCACTCCGCTGCTCCAGCAGGCCAATGTGCCGATGGTGGTGATGAACGCCGCCGCCTCGGCGATCGTCACCAAGAGCCCTTATGTGGTGCGCACCTCCTTCACCATCTGGCAGACCGTGTCGCCGATGGCTCAGGTGGCTTTCGACGACGGTGCCAAGAAGGTCGTCACCGTCGTCGCCGACTATGCGCCCGGCCATGACGCGGAAGCGGCCTTCAAGGCCGGCTTCGAGAAGGCCGGCGGCGCTGTGGTCGAACAGTTGCGCATGCCGATGTCGACCGCCGACTTCTCCCCGATCATGCAGCGTATCAAGGATTCCGGTGCCGATGGGCTGTTCGTGTTCCTGCCCTCCGGCCCGCCCACGCTCGGTTTCGTCAAGGCCTACAACGAGAACGGCCTGAAGGCGGCCGGCATCAAGTTCTTCGCGCCAGGCGACCTGACCCAGGAATCCGACCTGCCGGCGCTCGGCGAAAGCGCGCTCGGCCTGCAGACGACGTTCCATTATGCCGTCTCGCATGACTCACCCGAAAACAAGGCCTTCGTGACGGCGGCGAGCAAGGCGATCGGCAACCAGGCCGAACTCTCCTTCCCGGCGGTCGGCGCTTATGACGGCATGCACGTCATCTACAAGATGATTGAGGCAACCGGCGGCAAGCAGGATGCCGAGAAGGCGGTCGGTGCCGTCAAGGGCCTGTCCTGGACGAGCCCGCGCGGCCCGGTCTCCATCGACCCGGAAAGCCGGCACATCGTCGAGAACATCTATCTGCGCGAAGTCACCAAGGCAGCGGACGGAACCTACTACAACAAGGAAATCCGCACTTTCGAAAAGCAGGGCGATCCTGGCCTCGCCGCCAAGAAATAG
- a CDS encoding 3-carboxy-cis,cis-muconate cycloisomerase has translation MSVSPFDHPILGGLLGDAEVANTFSAATGIKTMLDFEAALAKAEAKAGVITKQAAAEIARAIASFSPDIDRLRAAVAVDGVVVPELVRQLRDAVGSEAARRVHFGATSQDVIDTSLMLRLKPLLAAIETRLQAFIDALAGIEKRDEHRALMARTRMQAAIPINARDRLDAWRQPAKRNLERLRIWSKEGLALQFGGAAGTLDRLGDKAAEVRAALAAELGLIDAPQWHGQRDRLAELASTLSLVTGGLGKFGQDIALMAQAGDEIELAGGGASSTMPHKQNPVAAEVLVTLARFNATQLAGMHGALVHEQERSGAAWTLEWMIFPQMVAATAAATRLAAALAANITRLGAEQ, from the coding sequence ATGAGCGTCAGCCCTTTCGACCATCCCATCCTCGGCGGCCTGCTCGGCGACGCGGAAGTTGCGAACACCTTCTCCGCGGCAACCGGTATCAAGACGATGCTCGACTTCGAAGCGGCCCTTGCCAAGGCCGAGGCGAAGGCGGGCGTTATAACCAAACAAGCCGCCGCCGAGATCGCCCGCGCGATCGCGTCATTCAGCCCCGATATCGATCGGTTGCGCGCCGCCGTCGCGGTTGACGGCGTCGTCGTGCCTGAACTCGTGCGCCAGTTGCGCGATGCCGTCGGCAGCGAGGCGGCGCGTCGCGTTCATTTCGGCGCCACCAGCCAGGATGTCATCGACACCAGCCTGATGCTGCGGCTGAAACCGCTGCTTGCGGCAATCGAAACGCGGCTGCAAGCTTTCATCGATGCCCTCGCCGGCATCGAGAAGCGCGATGAGCATCGTGCCCTGATGGCGCGGACCCGGATGCAGGCGGCGATCCCCATAAATGCGCGCGACCGGCTCGATGCCTGGCGACAACCCGCCAAGCGCAATCTGGAGCGTCTGCGCATTTGGTCGAAGGAAGGGCTGGCGCTGCAATTCGGCGGCGCCGCCGGCACGCTGGACCGGCTCGGCGACAAAGCGGCGGAAGTCCGCGCCGCGCTGGCCGCGGAACTCGGACTGATTGACGCCCCGCAATGGCACGGCCAGCGCGACCGGCTCGCCGAGCTAGCCTCTACCCTGTCGCTGGTCACCGGCGGGCTCGGCAAGTTCGGCCAGGATATCGCGCTGATGGCGCAGGCTGGCGACGAGATCGAACTGGCCGGCGGCGGCGCATCCTCCACCATGCCGCACAAGCAGAACCCGGTTGCGGCCGAGGTTCTCGTGACGCTCGCCCGCTTCAACGCCACCCAGCTTGCTGGCATGCACGGCGCGCTGGTGCACGAACAGGAACGGTCCGGGGCAGCCTGGACCCTGGAATGGATGATCTTCCCGCAGATGGTCGCAGCCACGGCGGCGGCAACGCGGCTTGCCGCCGCGCTTGCCGCCAACATCACCCGGCTTGGCGCTGAACAATAA
- the pcaG gene encoding protocatechuate 3,4-dioxygenase subunit alpha: protein MTQALGYLKETASQTAGPYVHIGLTPNASGIGGVYAADLGAGMVSDKTRGTRISVSGRVIDGAGAPLRDGLVEIWQADAAGLHNSPAELRGTADPNFTGWGRCACDGETGRFAFDTIKPGRVPYRDRRLMAPHITFWIVARGINLGLHTRMYFPDEAEANAEDPVLARIEHRSRVATLIAREEASNNYVFDIHLQGERETVFLDI, encoded by the coding sequence ATGACCCAGGCTCTCGGCTATCTGAAGGAAACGGCATCGCAGACCGCCGGCCCCTATGTGCATATCGGGCTGACGCCCAATGCTTCCGGCATCGGCGGCGTTTATGCCGCCGACCTCGGCGCCGGCATGGTTAGCGACAAGACGCGCGGGACGCGCATTTCCGTTAGTGGCCGTGTCATCGACGGCGCCGGTGCACCGTTGCGCGACGGGCTCGTCGAGATCTGGCAGGCCGACGCGGCAGGGCTCCACAACAGCCCGGCCGAGCTGCGCGGCACCGCCGATCCGAATTTTACCGGCTGGGGGCGCTGCGCCTGCGACGGCGAGACCGGCCGCTTTGCTTTCGACACCATCAAGCCCGGCCGCGTCCCCTATAGGGACCGCAGGCTAATGGCGCCGCATATCACCTTCTGGATTGTCGCCCGTGGCATCAATCTCGGCCTGCACACGCGCATGTATTTTCCAGATGAGGCCGAGGCGAACGCCGAAGACCCGGTACTGGCGCGCATCGAGCACCGCTCCCGCGTGGCGACGCTGATCGCCCGCGAAGAGGCCAGCAACAACTATGTCTTCGACATCCATCTGCAGGGCGAACGGGAAACCGTGTTCCTCGACATCTGA
- the pcaH gene encoding protocatechuate 3,4-dioxygenase subunit beta, with protein MSDLPNRKPETGAFFPRDRTWHPPAYTPDYKTSVLRSPQKALLALDNTISEITGPVFGHSIIGELDNDLIHNFARPGESAIGERIIVHGQVLDERGHGVPGALLEFWQANAGGRYRHRREIYLAPLDPNFGGCGRCISDENGNYRFRTIKPGPYPWPNGPNDWRPAHIHFSVFGHGFVQRLITQMYFEGDPLIWRCPIVRTIPERRAVELLVAPLDMENTIPMDARAYKFDIVLRGRRSTLFENRLDGN; from the coding sequence ATGAGCGACCTGCCCAATCGCAAGCCCGAGACGGGAGCGTTCTTCCCGCGCGACCGCACCTGGCATCCGCCGGCCTACACGCCTGACTACAAGACGTCCGTGCTGCGTTCGCCGCAAAAGGCCTTGCTGGCGCTCGACAACACAATCTCGGAAATCACCGGCCCGGTCTTCGGCCACTCGATCATCGGCGAACTCGACAACGACCTCATCCACAATTTCGCGCGGCCGGGAGAATCCGCGATCGGCGAACGCATCATCGTTCACGGTCAGGTTCTGGACGAACGCGGCCACGGCGTGCCGGGCGCCCTGCTCGAATTCTGGCAGGCCAATGCCGGCGGCCGCTACCGGCACAGACGAGAAATTTACCTCGCGCCGCTCGATCCCAATTTCGGCGGCTGCGGCCGCTGCATCAGCGACGAGAATGGCAATTACCGTTTCCGCACCATCAAGCCCGGCCCCTACCCCTGGCCGAACGGCCCCAACGACTGGCGGCCGGCGCATATCCATTTTTCGGTGTTCGGCCACGGCTTCGTGCAACGGCTGATCACTCAGATGTATTTCGAGGGCGATCCACTCATCTGGCGCTGCCCGATCGTGCGCACCATTCCCGAGCGGCGCGCCGTCGAGCTGCTCGTCGCCCCGCTCGACATGGAAAACACCATCCCCATGGATGCGCGCGCCTACAAGTTTGATATCGTGCTGCGCGGCAGGCGCTCGACCCTGTTCGAGAACCGGCTGGACGGTAACTAG
- the pcaC gene encoding 4-carboxymuconolactone decarboxylase, which yields MAANETVSERHLLGIETRRKVLGDAHVDRAEMASTDFDRPFQDLITEAAWGAVWSRPNWTKRERSIVTIALLAALGHDEEVAMHVRATVNTGATREDITEALLHVAIYAGVPAANRAIRTAKQVFDALDAKEVA from the coding sequence ATGGCCGCGAACGAAACGGTATCGGAACGCCATCTGCTGGGGATCGAGACCCGCCGCAAGGTCCTGGGCGATGCCCATGTCGACCGGGCGGAGATGGCATCCACCGATTTCGACCGTCCGTTCCAGGACCTGATCACCGAAGCGGCCTGGGGCGCGGTTTGGTCGCGACCCAATTGGACCAAGCGCGAGCGCTCGATCGTGACGATCGCGCTGCTGGCAGCACTCGGCCATGACGAGGAAGTCGCCATGCATGTGCGCGCCACCGTCAACACCGGCGCGACGCGCGAGGACATCACCGAGGCGTTGCTGCATGTCGCCATCTATGCCGGCGTACCGGCCGCCAACCGGGCGATCCGCACCGCCAAGCAGGTGTTCGACGCGCTCGACGCAAAGGAGGTGGCCTGA
- the pcaD gene encoding 3-oxoadipate enol-lactonase, translating into MQLATINGIVLHHRLTGAPSSGPVVVLINSLGTDFRIWDDVVSRLAGDCATLVYDKRGHGLSGLGDAPASIATHAADLAALLDHLAISQAVICGLSIGGLIALDLHATRPDLVGALVLSDTAHKIGTPQSWNERIEIAKTVGIAGFAYGIMEKWFTPAFHAARPDELTAYRTMLVRQPVDGYVAACEALRSADMTEQARRVSVPTICVVGDQDGSTPPALVRALADLVPGARCEIVADAGHIPCVEQPDAFAALLGAFIVSSSKRG; encoded by the coding sequence GTGCAACTGGCGACGATCAACGGCATAGTCCTGCACCACCGTTTGACCGGGGCGCCAAGCTCCGGCCCGGTCGTCGTCTTAATCAATTCGCTGGGCACCGACTTCCGCATCTGGGACGATGTCGTCAGCCGCCTCGCCGGTGACTGCGCGACGCTGGTCTATGACAAGCGCGGCCATGGCCTGTCCGGCCTCGGCGACGCGCCGGCGAGCATCGCCACCCACGCCGCCGACCTCGCCGCCCTGCTCGACCACCTCGCCATCAGCCAGGCCGTCATCTGCGGCCTGTCGATCGGCGGCCTGATCGCACTCGATCTGCACGCAACGCGCCCCGACCTCGTCGGCGCGCTGGTTCTCTCGGACACCGCGCACAAAATCGGAACGCCGCAGTCCTGGAACGAGCGTATCGAAATTGCCAAAACCGTTGGCATCGCCGGTTTCGCCTATGGCATCATGGAAAAATGGTTCACGCCGGCCTTCCACGCTGCTCGGCCGGACGAACTAACCGCCTACCGCACCATGCTGGTGCGCCAGCCCGTCGATGGTTACGTCGCGGCCTGCGAGGCACTCCGCAGCGCCGACATGACCGAACAGGCCAGGCGCGTCTCCGTCCCGACAATCTGTGTCGTCGGCGACCAGGACGGCTCGACACCGCCGGCCCTCGTCCGCGCACTGGCCGATCTCGTGCCGGGTGCACGCTGCGAGATTGTCGCCGATGCCGGCCACATCCCTTGCGTCGAACAGCCGGATGCCTTTGCCGCGCTGCTTGGTGCCTTCATTGTGTCTTCATCCAAGAGGGGCTGA
- the pcaQ gene encoding pca operon transcription factor PcaQ, giving the protein MIDQRIKFRHLQTFVEVSRQKSVMKAAETLNVSQPAVTKTIRELEEALGVRVLERDGRGIRVTRLGEVFLRHAGAAISALRQGVDSIAADSLGNAPPVRVGALPTVSTRIMPHAMRLFLGENTSSRVKIVTGENAVLLNQLRVGDLDIVVGRLAAPEQMAGFSFEHLYSEEVRFVVRAGHPLLTGGAFVFSDLVDYVVLMPTRTSIIRPFVERLLIANGMPNWPNQIETVSHAFGRAFVRSTDAVWVISEGVVAADVAEGFLVTLPIDTSETKGPVGLTIRTDSVPTLALGLLMQTLREAAGAIPQ; this is encoded by the coding sequence ATGATCGATCAGCGCATCAAGTTCCGCCATCTGCAGACATTCGTCGAGGTGTCGCGGCAGAAAAGCGTGATGAAGGCCGCCGAGACGCTGAATGTGAGCCAGCCTGCGGTGACCAAGACCATCCGCGAGCTGGAGGAGGCGCTGGGGGTGCGGGTGCTGGAACGCGACGGGCGCGGCATTCGCGTGACGCGGCTGGGGGAGGTTTTCCTGCGCCATGCGGGCGCCGCGATCTCGGCGCTGCGGCAAGGGGTGGATTCGATCGCCGCCGACAGCCTCGGCAACGCGCCGCCGGTGCGGGTGGGTGCGCTGCCCACGGTCTCGACCCGCATCATGCCGCACGCGATGCGGTTGTTCCTTGGCGAAAACACTAGCAGCCGTGTCAAGATCGTGACCGGCGAGAACGCGGTGCTGCTCAATCAATTGCGCGTCGGTGACCTCGACATCGTGGTAGGCCGGCTGGCGGCGCCGGAGCAGATGGCGGGATTTTCCTTCGAACATCTTTATTCGGAGGAGGTGCGTTTCGTGGTGCGTGCCGGTCATCCTTTGCTCACGGGCGGCGCCTTCGTCTTCTCCGACCTGGTCGACTATGTGGTGCTGATGCCGACGCGGACCTCGATCATCAGGCCGTTCGTGGAACGTCTTTTGATCGCCAACGGCATGCCGAACTGGCCGAACCAGATAGAAACGGTCTCCCACGCTTTCGGCCGTGCCTTCGTGCGCTCCACGGACGCCGTCTGGGTGATCTCGGAGGGTGTGGTGGCAGCTGATGTCGCCGAGGGGTTTCTCGTCACCCTGCCGATCGACACCAGCGAGACCAAGGGGCCGGTCGGGCTCACCATCCGCACGGATTCGGTGCCGACGCTCGCACTCGGGCTTTTGATGCAGACCCTTCGCGAGGCGGCCGGCGCGATACCCCAGTAG